In a genomic window of Microbacterium amylolyticum:
- a CDS encoding DUF721 domain-containing protein: protein MSDERPPGIPETIATYLRLRGLPLSKAAQRRKRWRGEPDGSQPFAKGRDPQPLGDAIAALTTASGWTPQLEREEIALNWETIAGADNAAHSHIETFAQGLVVVRCDSTARSKQMHLLRSHVLTRIMELYPEAGVKEIRFFGPDVPTWKHGFRRVQGRGPRDTYG from the coding sequence GTGAGTGACGAACGCCCGCCGGGGATTCCCGAGACGATCGCCACCTATTTGCGCCTGCGCGGTCTTCCGCTGAGCAAGGCTGCTCAACGCCGCAAGCGGTGGCGAGGGGAACCGGACGGCAGTCAGCCGTTTGCCAAGGGGCGCGATCCCCAGCCCCTCGGCGATGCCATTGCGGCGCTGACGACGGCCAGCGGATGGACACCGCAGCTGGAGCGCGAGGAGATCGCCCTGAACTGGGAGACGATCGCCGGCGCCGATAACGCCGCGCACTCGCACATCGAGACATTCGCGCAGGGCCTTGTTGTTGTGCGATGCGACTCCACGGCGCGCAGTAAACAGATGCACCTGCTGCGCTCTCATGTGCTCACACGCATCATGGAGCTGTACCCCGAGGCCGGGGTGAAGGAGATTCGCTTCTTTGGGCCCGACGTCCCTACTTGGAAACATGGCTTCAGGCGTGTTCAGGGGCGCGGACCGCGCGATACCTACGGGTAG
- the dnaN gene encoding DNA polymerase III subunit beta translates to MKFHVNRDVFSDAVSFVVKLLPQRNPQPILAGVLIEATDDGSISLSAFDYEASARTTVDAVVDEPGTILVHGKLLNDIASRLPHAPIEISTEEDGNVAVVCGPARFALASMPVEEYPAIPEVSGQSGLVPGEDFATAIAQVAFAASRDDVTPVLTGVQLEVSENGLSLVATDRYRVALRQIPWDGSEGAQSALVPARTLTEVGKTFSNGGNISVAFSGEGDREIIAFTAGNKTVTSLLINGNFPPVRRLFPEQTGHYAVVNTADLQEAVRRVALVLDRSAPLRFTFTQNEVTMDAAGGDQASASESVDATLTGGDDVTLGLNPQYLLDALGAVKSEFARITFTSSDNANKLSPILVTAQTSVDDAGNDNFKYLLQPNLLLR, encoded by the coding sequence GTGAAATTCCACGTGAACCGCGACGTCTTCAGCGACGCCGTCTCGTTCGTCGTCAAGCTGCTCCCGCAGCGCAACCCGCAGCCGATTCTCGCGGGCGTGCTGATCGAAGCAACCGACGATGGTTCGATTTCACTCTCCGCATTCGATTACGAAGCATCAGCTCGGACGACTGTCGACGCTGTTGTTGATGAGCCCGGAACGATCCTGGTCCACGGCAAGCTGCTCAACGACATCGCAAGTCGTTTGCCGCACGCACCGATCGAGATTTCCACCGAAGAAGATGGCAACGTCGCCGTCGTTTGTGGTCCTGCTCGGTTCGCCCTGGCATCGATGCCCGTCGAGGAATATCCCGCGATTCCCGAGGTGTCGGGACAGTCCGGCCTTGTTCCCGGAGAAGATTTCGCAACAGCAATTGCGCAGGTCGCGTTCGCCGCATCGCGCGACGACGTCACCCCAGTTCTCACTGGCGTGCAGCTGGAAGTTTCCGAGAACGGGCTGAGCCTCGTTGCGACCGACCGTTACCGCGTTGCGCTGCGACAGATTCCGTGGGACGGCAGCGAGGGCGCACAGTCCGCGCTTGTTCCGGCACGCACTCTGACCGAGGTCGGTAAGACCTTCTCCAACGGCGGAAACATCTCCGTGGCGTTCTCTGGTGAAGGTGACCGCGAGATCATTGCCTTCACGGCGGGCAACAAAACGGTGACGTCGCTATTGATTAACGGCAACTTCCCTCCCGTGCGCCGTTTGTTCCCGGAACAGACCGGCCACTACGCCGTGGTGAACACCGCGGATCTCCAGGAGGCCGTTCGCCGCGTTGCTCTTGTTCTCGACCGGTCGGCGCCGCTGCGCTTCACGTTTACGCAGAACGAGGTCACGATGGACGCGGCCGGAGGCGATCAGGCCAGTGCCTCCGAGTCGGTCGACGCCACGCTCACGGGCGGCGACGATGTCACGTTGGGCCTGAACCCGCAGTACCTCCTCGACGCACTCGGCGCCGTCAAGAGCGAGTTCGCGCGCATCACGTTCACGTCCAGTGACAATGCGAACAAGCTCAGCCCGATTCTTGTCACGGCGCAAACATCGGTCGATGACGCCGGAAACGACAACTTCAAGTACCTTCTGCAGCCCAACTTGCTCTTGCGTTGA
- the gyrB gene encoding DNA topoisomerase (ATP-hydrolyzing) subunit B — protein MTSDSPQNEPDNIGHDAGGDHTPGEPQKVANEYGADEIQVLEGLEAVRKRPGMYIGSTGPRGLHHLVYEIVDNSVDEALAGHCDTITVTMLADGGVSVVDNGRGIPVDMHKIENRSTLEVVLTVLHAGGKFGGGGYAVSGGLHGVGSSVVNALSVRLEAVVKRQGNVYRQSFEKGGVPLGPVQKGEETTETGTCITFWPDPEIFTETVEFEYEVLRTRFQQMAFLNKGLRIELFDERPTSVEEVETAEGAPETKQRHDVFHYERGLMDYVDYINSGRKAERVHEDIISFETEDGDRKIALEVAMQWTTSYSENVFTYANTINTHEGGTHEEGFRSALTSLVNRYARANNILKEKDDNLTGDDVREGLTAVISVKLSEPQFEGQTKTKLGNTEAKSFVQRIVTDELGDWFERNPKQAKNVITKAIEAATARMAARKARETARRKSVFESAAMPDKLKDCTSKDPSISEVFLVEGDSAGGSAVSGRNPTTQAILALRGKILNVERARIDKALGNKEVQAMIQAFGSGIGSEFDVEKSRYHKIVLMTDADVDGQHITTLLLTLLFRYMRGLIEAGYVYLAMPPLYRLKWTNATHEYVYSDRERDALLALGKEQGKRLPKTNEGGVQRYKGLGEMNAEELWETTMDPETRTLRQVTIEDAAAADEIFSILMGDDVESRRSFIQRNAKDVRFLDI, from the coding sequence ATGACGAGCGATTCCCCTCAGAACGAGCCTGACAACATCGGCCACGACGCAGGGGGCGATCACACGCCGGGCGAACCGCAAAAGGTCGCAAACGAATACGGTGCGGACGAGATCCAGGTCCTTGAGGGCCTGGAGGCCGTTCGCAAGCGGCCCGGTATGTACATCGGTTCGACGGGTCCGCGCGGCCTGCACCACCTGGTGTACGAGATCGTCGACAACTCCGTCGATGAGGCGCTTGCCGGGCACTGCGACACGATCACGGTGACGATGCTGGCCGACGGCGGCGTGAGCGTCGTCGACAACGGCCGCGGCATCCCCGTTGACATGCACAAGATCGAGAACCGTTCGACCCTTGAGGTTGTTCTGACGGTTCTGCACGCCGGCGGAAAGTTCGGCGGCGGCGGATACGCCGTCTCCGGTGGTCTGCACGGCGTTGGATCCTCGGTGGTGAACGCCCTGTCCGTGCGCCTGGAAGCTGTTGTCAAGCGCCAGGGCAACGTGTACCGACAGTCCTTCGAAAAGGGCGGCGTCCCCCTCGGCCCGGTCCAAAAGGGCGAGGAAACGACCGAAACCGGAACCTGCATCACCTTCTGGCCTGACCCCGAGATCTTCACCGAGACGGTGGAGTTCGAATACGAGGTTCTTCGCACGCGCTTCCAGCAGATGGCGTTCCTGAACAAGGGCCTGCGCATCGAGCTGTTCGACGAGCGGCCGACGTCAGTCGAAGAGGTCGAGACGGCTGAGGGCGCTCCGGAAACCAAGCAGCGTCACGATGTCTTTCACTACGAGCGTGGCCTCATGGACTACGTCGACTACATCAACAGTGGCCGTAAGGCTGAGCGCGTCCACGAGGACATCATCAGCTTCGAAACCGAGGACGGGGACCGCAAGATCGCCCTCGAGGTGGCGATGCAGTGGACCACGTCCTACAGCGAGAACGTGTTCACCTACGCGAACACGATCAACACGCATGAGGGCGGAACGCACGAAGAGGGCTTCCGCTCGGCGCTGACGAGCCTGGTCAACCGCTACGCACGCGCGAACAACATCCTCAAGGAAAAAGACGACAACCTCACGGGTGACGACGTCCGCGAGGGCCTCACCGCTGTCATCTCCGTCAAGCTGTCCGAGCCCCAGTTCGAGGGCCAGACGAAGACGAAGCTCGGCAACACCGAGGCGAAGAGCTTTGTGCAGCGCATCGTGACGGACGAACTGGGTGACTGGTTCGAACGCAACCCGAAACAAGCCAAGAACGTCATCACGAAGGCCATCGAAGCCGCAACGGCTCGCATGGCGGCCCGTAAGGCCCGCGAGACCGCTCGCCGCAAGAGTGTTTTTGAGTCGGCCGCGATGCCCGACAAGCTCAAGGACTGCACCAGCAAGGACCCCTCGATCAGCGAGGTGTTCCTCGTCGAGGGAGACTCGGCAGGCGGATCGGCCGTCAGCGGCCGAAACCCCACAACGCAGGCGATTCTCGCCCTGCGGGGCAAGATCCTCAACGTTGAGCGCGCGCGTATCGACAAGGCCCTCGGCAACAAAGAGGTCCAGGCGATGATCCAGGCCTTCGGCTCTGGCATCGGCTCCGAATTCGATGTCGAGAAGTCTCGGTATCACAAGATCGTGCTCATGACCGATGCCGATGTCGACGGTCAGCACATCACGACGCTGCTGCTCACCCTGTTGTTCCGCTACATGCGCGGGCTCATCGAGGCCGGTTATGTCTACCTCGCGATGCCGCCGCTGTACCGCTTGAAGTGGACGAACGCCACCCACGAATACGTCTACAGCGACCGAGAGCGCGACGCGCTTCTGGCGCTCGGCAAGGAACAGGGCAAGCGTCTGCCGAAGACCAACGAGGGCGGTGTGCAGCGATACAAGGGTCTCGGTGAGATGAACGCCGAGGAACTGTGGGAGACCACGATGGACCCGGAGACGCGCACCCTGCGTCAGGTGACGATCGAAGACGCGGCCGCCGCCGACGAGATCTTCTCGATCCTCATGGGCGACGACGTTGAGTCTCGCCGCAGCTTCATCCAGCGCAACGCCAAGGACGTCCGCTTCCTCGACATCTGA
- the gyrA gene encoding DNA gyrase subunit A, which produces MTDQERPDPNAGHNHGRIDQVDLQSEMQRSYLDYAMSVIIGRALPDVRDGLKPVHRRVIYGMYDGGYRPDKSFSKCTRVVGEVMGQYHPHGDSAIYDALVRLVQPWSMRYPLAQGQGNFGTPGNQGAAAPRYTETRMDQLALEMVRDIEEETVDFEDNYDGRTQEPTVLPARFPNLLVNGSVGIAVGMATNIPPHNLREITEGALWVLDNPEKPREELLAGLMQMIPGPDFPTGAQILGTKGIQDAYRTGRGSITMRAVVNIEEIQGRTCLVVTELPYQVNPDNLAVKIGELAREGRVHGIADIRDETSGRTGQRLVVVLKRDAVAKVVLNNLYKHTDLQTNFGANMLAIVDGVPRTLPLDRFITLWIEHQLEIIVRRTRFRLRKAEERMHILRGYLKALDALDEVIALIRRSPTVDDARSGLKSLLDIDDLQADAILQMQLRRLAALERQKIVDEAQELEAKIADFREIIASDARQRAIIKTELTAIVDKFGDERRSQILHGFDGDVSMEDLIAEEEVVVTVTREGYVKRTLSASYRSQHRGGKGIRGAQLRADDVVEHFFVTTTHHWILFFTNSGRVYRVKAYELPEAGRDAKGLHVANLLALQPDETIAEVIELKGYDDAEYLVLATRNGLVKKTRLTEYDSNRQGGIIAINLRDGDELTDAMIVNSDDHLMLISRKGMSLQFPASDESLRPLGRATSGVKGMSFREGDELLSASVAREGTFVFTVTDGGWAKRTAISEYRQQGRGGLGIKVAKLADDRGELAGGLIVQEDDEVLVVLAKGKVVRSAVVEVPAKGRDTMGVVFARPAKGDHILTIARNSERGLREDEEEDAASAEETAPETTESDE; this is translated from the coding sequence ATGACTGACCAAGAACGTCCCGACCCCAACGCCGGCCACAACCACGGCCGCATCGACCAGGTCGACCTGCAGTCCGAGATGCAGCGTAGCTATCTCGACTATGCGATGAGCGTCATCATCGGGCGCGCGCTGCCCGATGTGCGTGATGGCCTCAAGCCCGTGCACCGCCGCGTGATCTACGGCATGTACGACGGCGGATACCGACCCGATAAGTCGTTCTCCAAGTGCACCCGCGTTGTCGGCGAGGTCATGGGTCAGTACCACCCGCACGGCGACTCGGCGATCTATGACGCGCTCGTTCGCCTCGTGCAGCCATGGTCGATGCGTTATCCGCTGGCGCAGGGCCAGGGGAACTTTGGCACCCCGGGTAACCAGGGTGCGGCCGCGCCGCGTTACACCGAGACGCGCATGGACCAGCTCGCTCTCGAGATGGTGCGCGATATCGAAGAAGAGACCGTCGACTTCGAGGACAACTACGACGGACGTACCCAGGAGCCGACCGTGCTCCCGGCGCGCTTCCCGAACCTCCTCGTCAACGGCTCGGTGGGTATTGCCGTCGGCATGGCCACCAACATTCCGCCGCACAACCTCCGTGAGATCACGGAGGGCGCGCTGTGGGTGCTGGACAACCCCGAGAAGCCCCGCGAAGAGCTGCTCGCCGGCCTGATGCAGATGATTCCCGGACCTGATTTCCCCACCGGTGCGCAGATTCTCGGCACCAAGGGCATTCAGGACGCGTACCGCACGGGCCGTGGTTCCATCACGATGCGCGCCGTTGTGAACATCGAAGAGATCCAGGGTCGCACCTGCCTCGTCGTCACCGAACTGCCGTACCAGGTCAACCCCGACAACCTCGCCGTGAAGATCGGCGAGCTGGCCCGCGAGGGTCGCGTTCATGGCATCGCCGACATTCGCGATGAAACCTCGGGCCGCACGGGACAGCGACTGGTCGTTGTGCTCAAGCGCGATGCTGTGGCGAAGGTTGTTCTCAACAACCTCTACAAGCACACCGATCTGCAGACCAACTTCGGCGCCAACATGCTGGCGATTGTCGACGGCGTGCCGCGCACGCTGCCGCTCGACCGTTTCATCACCCTGTGGATCGAGCACCAGCTCGAGATCATCGTGCGCCGCACGCGTTTCCGTCTCCGCAAGGCGGAGGAGCGCATGCACATCCTGCGCGGATACCTCAAGGCGCTTGACGCGCTCGACGAGGTCATCGCCCTCATCCGTCGTTCGCCGACGGTGGACGACGCGCGCTCCGGCCTGAAGTCGCTGCTCGACATCGACGATCTGCAGGCTGATGCGATTCTCCAGATGCAGCTGCGCCGCCTCGCGGCCCTCGAGCGTCAAAAGATCGTGGACGAAGCACAGGAGCTCGAGGCGAAGATCGCCGACTTCCGCGAAATCATCGCCTCAGATGCTCGTCAGCGGGCGATCATCAAGACCGAGCTCACGGCGATCGTCGACAAGTTCGGTGACGAGCGTCGCTCGCAGATTCTGCACGGCTTCGACGGCGATGTGTCGATGGAAGACCTCATCGCCGAAGAAGAGGTTGTTGTGACGGTTACGCGTGAGGGCTACGTCAAGCGCACCCTCAGCGCCAGCTACCGTTCGCAGCACCGTGGCGGAAAGGGCATCCGCGGAGCGCAGTTGCGCGCCGACGATGTTGTCGAGCACTTCTTCGTTACAACAACGCACCACTGGATCCTGTTCTTCACCAACTCCGGTCGTGTGTACCGCGTTAAGGCGTATGAGCTTCCCGAAGCCGGTCGTGACGCCAAGGGCCTGCACGTTGCCAACCTGCTTGCGCTACAGCCCGACGAGACGATCGCCGAGGTCATCGAACTCAAGGGCTATGACGACGCGGAGTATCTCGTTCTTGCCACACGCAACGGCCTGGTGAAGAAGACGCGTCTTACCGAGTACGACTCGAACCGTCAGGGTGGCATCATCGCCATCAACCTGCGCGATGGCGACGAACTGACAGACGCCATGATCGTCAACAGTGACGATCACCTGATGCTGATCAGCCGCAAGGGCATGTCGCTGCAGTTCCCCGCATCCGATGAGTCGCTGCGTCCCCTGGGCCGCGCAACCTCCGGCGTCAAGGGAATGTCGTTCCGTGAGGGTGACGAACTGCTCAGCGCATCGGTCGCACGGGAGGGCACCTTCGTGTTCACCGTGACCGATGGCGGATGGGCCAAGCGCACGGCAATCAGCGAATACCGCCAGCAGGGTCGAGGCGGTCTCGGAATCAAGGTTGCCAAGCTCGCTGACGACCGCGGCGAACTGGCCGGCGGCCTCATCGTTCAGGAAGACGATGAAGTGCTGGTCGTGCTCGCCAAGGGCAAGGTGGTACGCTCGGCCGTCGTCGAGGTCCCCGCAAAGGGCCGAGACACCATGGGCGTCGTCTTCGCACGCCCTGCCAAGGGAGACCACATCCTCACAATCGCCCGCAACAGCGAACGCGGTTTGAGGGAGGATGAGGAAGAGGACGCAGCCTCGGCAGAAGAGACTGCACCCGAGACCACAGAGAGTGACGAATGA
- the recF gene encoding DNA replication/repair protein RecF (All proteins in this family for which functions are known are DNA-binding proteins that assist the filamentation of RecA onto DNA for the initiation of recombination or recombinational repair.): MIVEHLSLVDFRNYAHAELELRRGTNLLVGRNGQGKTNLAEAIAYLATLGSHRVSADAPLVREGKDAAFVRARLVHGTRAVTLELQINKQGSNKARISGNPVKTNELPRYAHAVLFAPEDLQIVRGDPSSRRRFADQLLVQRAPRMSSVIADYDRTLRQRTTLLKSARARGMKLEQLTTLEVWDDKLVSLGTQIIDARTALAADLAGPVARAYAAIAGEDHSPELAWALSIGGADPEESKLEATDSGPTADLFRRALVARRSQELERGLTLVGPHRDDLVMRLRGLPVKGYASHGESWSSALSLRLASAELLRSESPGGDPILILDDVFAELDAARRRRLGQVVADYEQVIVTAAVAGDIPDHLREHAVRIEGGEVLGPLAEHPIEEGA, from the coding sequence ATGATCGTTGAGCACCTCAGCCTCGTCGATTTCCGCAACTATGCGCACGCGGAGCTGGAGCTTCGGCGAGGGACGAACCTGCTCGTTGGGCGCAACGGACAGGGAAAAACGAATCTCGCTGAGGCGATCGCCTATCTTGCGACGCTGGGTTCCCATCGCGTTTCCGCTGATGCTCCTCTCGTTCGGGAGGGGAAAGATGCGGCTTTTGTTCGTGCCCGTCTCGTTCACGGAACGCGCGCCGTCACCCTCGAGCTTCAGATCAACAAACAGGGGTCCAACAAGGCGCGCATCTCCGGCAACCCGGTGAAGACAAACGAACTGCCGCGTTACGCTCACGCGGTGTTGTTCGCGCCGGAGGACCTACAGATCGTGCGCGGAGATCCGTCATCGCGTCGCCGCTTTGCCGATCAGCTGCTCGTTCAGCGAGCGCCACGGATGTCGAGCGTTATCGCCGACTACGACCGCACGCTGCGACAGCGGACGACACTGTTGAAGTCCGCCCGAGCGCGGGGAATGAAGCTCGAACAGCTCACGACGCTCGAGGTGTGGGACGACAAGCTCGTTTCGCTCGGCACGCAAATTATCGATGCTCGCACCGCGCTGGCGGCCGATCTTGCCGGTCCCGTTGCGAGGGCGTATGCGGCGATCGCCGGAGAGGACCACTCGCCGGAGCTGGCGTGGGCGTTGTCGATCGGCGGCGCCGACCCCGAAGAGAGCAAGTTGGAGGCCACGGACTCCGGTCCGACCGCCGATCTGTTCCGCCGCGCGTTGGTGGCTCGACGCTCGCAGGAGCTCGAACGCGGTCTGACTCTTGTTGGCCCGCACCGGGACGATCTCGTGATGCGGCTGCGGGGGCTGCCCGTGAAGGGATACGCCTCCCACGGGGAAAGCTGGTCATCGGCGCTGTCGCTTCGCCTTGCCTCGGCCGAACTTCTGCGGTCAGAATCCCCGGGAGGCGACCCGATCCTCATCCTCGACGACGTCTTTGCCGAGCTTGATGCTGCTCGGCGACGCCGACTGGGTCAGGTCGTTGCCGACTATGAACAGGTGATCGTCACGGCCGCCGTTGCCGGCGACATCCCCGATCACCTGCGGGAGCATGCCGTTCGTATTGAGGGCGGAGAGGTTCTCGGGCCACTGGCCGAGCACCCGATCGAGGAGGGCGCGTGA
- a CDS encoding methionine ABC transporter permease, with amino-acid sequence MIRAAEVFWDNPVFHGRLWEATAETVLMMVFTTLVVAALGLPLGVLLHSTSAKGLTPTPAVYRIVSFIVDIGRSIPFIILMIALIPFTRFVVGSALGWQATVVPLAVGAIPFFGRMVQNALREVDAGKIEAVQMMGATRVHITFQVLIREALPAIVGALTVTVVTLISYTAMAGTIGGGGLGALAIDYGYRRYQSDTMVACIVLLVALVALMQWIGDTIVKKIDHR; translated from the coding sequence ATGATTCGCGCCGCGGAGGTCTTCTGGGACAACCCCGTCTTTCACGGACGGCTGTGGGAGGCAACAGCAGAGACCGTTCTGATGATGGTCTTCACGACTCTCGTGGTCGCTGCGCTGGGACTTCCGCTCGGCGTGCTGCTGCACAGCACGAGCGCGAAGGGGTTGACGCCCACGCCCGCTGTCTATCGCATCGTGAGCTTTATCGTCGACATTGGCCGGTCGATTCCCTTCATCATCCTGATGATCGCGCTGATTCCGTTCACCCGTTTTGTCGTCGGCAGCGCCCTCGGGTGGCAGGCCACGGTTGTTCCCCTCGCCGTCGGCGCCATTCCGTTTTTCGGACGGATGGTGCAGAACGCGCTGCGCGAGGTCGACGCCGGCAAAATCGAGGCCGTGCAGATGATGGGCGCCACCCGGGTTCACATCACCTTTCAGGTACTCATCCGCGAGGCCCTGCCGGCGATTGTCGGAGCGCTCACCGTGACGGTCGTGACGCTGATCAGCTACACGGCCATGGCGGGAACGATCGGCGGCGGCGGTCTCGGCGCTCTCGCCATCGACTACGGCTATCGCCGGTACCAAAGCGACACGATGGTCGCGTGCATCGTTCTGCTTGTCGCGCTCGTTGCGCTCATGCAGTGGATCGGCGACACCATCGTGAAAAAGATCGATCACCGCTGA
- a CDS encoding DUF3566 domain-containing protein: protein MSTVADKLAKKSAQKSKSKQVRLRLVYIDFWSAVKLSFLVAIAIAIVTLVSFLLMFLVIQSTGLIAQVDEFVGSFSDGRFSIEAAVGLPQVFAFGSVVAILNLVVVTVLGAVAAGIYNMCVKITGGLLVGFTSN, encoded by the coding sequence ATGAGCACGGTAGCCGACAAGCTGGCCAAGAAGTCAGCGCAGAAGTCGAAGTCGAAGCAGGTGCGCCTGCGCCTCGTCTACATCGATTTCTGGTCCGCAGTGAAGCTGTCGTTCCTCGTGGCGATCGCCATCGCGATCGTGACGCTGGTGTCCTTCCTGCTGATGTTCCTCGTGATCCAGTCCACGGGCCTCATCGCCCAGGTGGATGAGTTCGTCGGAAGCTTCAGCGACGGCCGATTCTCGATCGAAGCTGCCGTCGGGCTGCCACAGGTGTTCGCCTTCGGCTCCGTCGTCGCGATTCTCAATCTGGTTGTCGTGACGGTGCTCGGCGCCGTCGCCGCCGGTATCTACAACATGTGCGTGAAGATCACCGGCGGGCTCCTCGTCGGCTTCACATCAAACTAA
- a CDS encoding methionine ABC transporter ATP-binding protein: protein MIELRQVSKVYPGGVTALDGVELSISAGEIHGIVGRSGAGKSTLIRCLTGLEPATSGEITIDGADIATARGNALMKARRKIGMVFQHVNLLDSRTAEKNIAHPLEVAGVPAGERRRRVNELLELVGLSDRRDNYPAQLSGGQKQRVGIARALAAEPRVLLCDEPTSALDSATTRQILTLIRSLRDRLGITVVIITHEMSVVREICDSVSLLSEGRIERTGALLDVIRDTDSSLSKELISLPPSAHLDAGETIVEALVSEGTTGVGELFALLGRNGFRAQIAAGTIETIQGHQVGRLHFTTERRDEAERMVLALHEAGVHAELTTAGAVDREEAARRDDELTDGEER from the coding sequence ATGATCGAACTGCGTCAGGTCAGCAAGGTGTACCCGGGCGGTGTGACGGCGCTCGACGGCGTTGAGCTATCGATTTCCGCGGGAGAAATCCACGGGATCGTTGGCCGATCCGGCGCGGGGAAGTCCACGCTGATCCGCTGCCTCACGGGGCTGGAGCCCGCCACAAGCGGCGAGATAACGATCGACGGCGCCGATATCGCGACCGCACGCGGAAACGCGCTGATGAAGGCACGTCGCAAGATCGGAATGGTCTTCCAGCACGTGAACCTTCTCGATTCGCGAACGGCGGAGAAGAACATCGCACACCCCCTGGAGGTGGCGGGTGTTCCGGCGGGTGAACGTCGACGGCGCGTGAACGAGTTGTTGGAGCTGGTGGGTCTCAGCGACCGGCGAGACAACTATCCGGCGCAGCTGTCGGGTGGGCAGAAACAGCGCGTTGGAATCGCCCGCGCTCTGGCCGCCGAACCGCGCGTGCTGTTGTGCGACGAGCCGACATCAGCGCTCGACTCCGCGACCACACGCCAGATTCTGACGCTGATCCGCTCGCTCCGGGATCGCCTGGGGATCACGGTGGTCATCATCACTCACGAGATGTCCGTCGTTCGGGAGATCTGCGATTCGGTATCGCTGCTCAGCGAGGGACGGATCGAGCGCACAGGTGCCCTTCTCGACGTGATCCGCGACACCGACTCCTCTCTGTCGAAGGAGCTCATTTCCCTGCCGCCTTCGGCGCACCTCGATGCCGGGGAGACCATCGTCGAAGCCCTCGTCTCCGAGGGAACGACCGGGGTGGGTGAGCTGTTCGCGTTGTTGGGCCGCAACGGTTTTCGTGCACAGATCGCGGCAGGAACGATCGAGACCATTCAGGGCCATCAGGTGGGCCGGCTTCACTTCACAACCGAGCGCCGCGATGAGGCGGAGCGCATGGTTCTCGCCCTGCATGAGGCGGGCGTTCACGCCGAGCTGACAACGGCGGGCGCCGTCGACCGAGAAGAGGCCGCACGCCGCGATGACGAACTCACGGACGGGGAAGAGCGATGA
- a CDS encoding MetQ/NlpA family ABC transporter substrate-binding protein encodes MRRIVTISAAVAASALVLSSCGAAGGGDQQVGSESDGITTLTVGVSPVPHGTILEFVADELAADADLDITIVSYDDYALPNRALVDGELDANYFQHLPYFESESESQGYELAHFPGVHIEPFALYSNDYDDVSELPDGATIGINNDPSNQGRALDLLAKAGLLTLDPDVEVVQATVGDVVDNPHDLQFIEADAASLARTLDDVDASVINGNFAIEAGLSPTLDGLIAEGGEDSPYANFLAVRAGDETNEAILKLDALLRSDEVRAFIEATWDDGAVVPAF; translated from the coding sequence ATGCGACGCATTGTCACCATTTCGGCCGCCGTGGCGGCATCCGCCCTCGTTCTGAGCAGCTGCGGAGCTGCCGGCGGCGGGGACCAGCAGGTCGGCTCGGAGAGCGACGGTATCACCACCCTCACGGTGGGCGTTTCGCCCGTTCCGCACGGAACGATCCTCGAGTTCGTTGCCGACGAGCTGGCCGCGGACGCTGACCTCGACATCACCATCGTCAGCTACGACGACTACGCGCTGCCGAACCGCGCACTGGTGGACGGGGAGCTCGACGCGAACTACTTCCAGCACCTGCCCTACTTCGAATCGGAGTCGGAGAGCCAGGGGTATGAGCTTGCTCACTTCCCCGGTGTGCACATCGAGCCGTTCGCGCTGTACTCCAACGACTACGACGACGTCTCGGAGCTGCCGGACGGCGCCACAATCGGGATCAACAACGATCCCTCCAACCAGGGCCGCGCCCTCGACCTTCTTGCGAAGGCCGGGCTCTTGACCCTCGACCCCGACGTTGAGGTTGTTCAGGCAACGGTGGGCGATGTTGTTGACAACCCGCACGACCTGCAGTTCATCGAGGCCGATGCCGCGTCACTCGCACGCACACTCGACGATGTTGACGCATCGGTGATCAACGGCAACTTCGCCATCGAGGCGGGCCTGTCGCCCACGCTCGACGGTCTGATCGCCGAGGGCGGGGAGGACAGCCCGTACGCGAACTTCCTCGCCGTGCGCGCAGGAGACGAGACAAATGAGGCGATCCTGAAGCTGGACGCCCTTCTTCGCTCCGACGAGGTGCGTGCCTTCATCGAGGCCACATGGGACGACGGAGCGGTTGTTCCGGCGTTCTAA